The following coding sequences lie in one Plasmodium sp. gorilla clade G2 genome assembly, chromosome: 11 genomic window:
- a CDS encoding phenylalanine--tRNA ligase beta subunit: MPTISVYEDDLFEKLGEKISEEKLMDVCFDFGLEVDDIEYKNDKKIYKIEVPANRYDLICVEGLCRALRNFMCKFDNIKYDISLNNYDLCIKENQYIKVDSSVDDRRGYVVCCVLKNMNINDSAYNNIIEIQEKLHHNLGKKRSVLAIGIHDYDKIKFPLKYKFEYKEKINFIPLNEKTNLNGINLMDFYSKNLNLKPYLKIIKDFDKYPIIVDSSEQILSLPPIINCDYTKITLNTKNVFIECTAIDRNKAQIALNILCSMLSEYCVPKYSIQSFVVIYENENITDDKNIKKNDETQFLYPIFENKSLTCNIDYVRKLSGISNITVNDINNLLKRMMLSCDVLDNNTFKVTIPFYRSDIMHSCDIIEDIAIAYGYGNIKYEPPQICKKHSLNTCSELFRNVLVECGYTEVMTNALLSRDENYNCMLRTHKSYDDPNINLEEYNPLAAPIQIKNSKTCEYEIIRTSLIVNLLKFVSANKHRELPLRFFEIGDVSYATYNKTDTNAINKKYLSIIFADKFTAGLEELHGVLEAILKEYQLFSDYKIDEKKKENISIRSDVYYKLVPKEDPSFLNERIVDIVLFPHNLKFGVLGIIHPKVLENFSLDIPVSAIEINVETLLNVLMM; encoded by the exons ATGCCTACCATATCAGTATATGAAGATGATTTATTTGAAAAGCTAGGGGAGAAAATTAGCGAAGAGAAGTTAATGGATGTTTGTTTTGATTTTGGTCTTGAGGTAGATGATATTGAATATAAGAatgataagaaaatatataaaattgaaGTTCCAGCTAATAGATATGATTTAATATGTGTAGAAGGATTATGTCGTGCTTTAAGAAATTTCATGTGTAaatttgataatattaaatatgatatatcattgaataattatgatttatgcataaaagaaaatcaatatataaaagttgATTCATCAGTTGATGATAGAAGAGGTTATGTTGTTTGTTGTGTTTTAaagaatatgaatataaatgacagtgcatataataatattatagaaataCAAGAAAAGCTACATCATAATTTAGGTAAGAAAAGAAGTGTATTAGCTATAGGTATTCATGATTAtgacaaaataaaattccctttaaaatataaatttgaatataaagaaaaaataaattttataccattaaatgaaaaaacaaatttgAATGGTATTAATTTAATGGATTTTTATagtaaaaatttaaatttaaaaccttatttaaaaattattaaagatTTTGATAAATATCCTATAATTGTAGATTCTAGTGaacaaatattatcattGCCACCTATTATAAATTGTGATTATACTAAAATTACTTTGAATAcaaaaaatgtttttattgAATGCACAGCTATTGATAGAAATAAAGCTCAGATAgctttaaatattttatgttctATGTTATCTGAATATTGTGTTCCAAAATACTCTATACAATCATTTGTAGTTATATATgagaatgaaaatattactgatgataaaaatataaaaaaaaatgatgaaactCAGTTTTTATATCctatatttgaaaataaatCGTTAACTTGTAATATCGATTATGTGAGAAAATTATCAGGCATTTCAAATATAACAGTAAATGATATTAACAATTTATTAAAGAGAATGATGTTATCATGTGATGTTcttgataataatacatttaaagTTACTATCCCTTTTTATAGATCAGATATTATGCATTCATGTGATATAATAGAAGATATAGCTATAGCTTATGGATatggaaatattaaatatgaacCACCTCAAATTTGTAAAAAGCATTCTTTAAATACTTGTTCTGAATTATTTAGAAATGTGTTAGTAGAATGTGGATATACTGAAGTTATGACTAATGCTTTATTATCACGcgatgaaaattataattgtaTGCTTAGAACACATAAATCATATGATGATCCAAATATAAATCTTGAGGAATATAATCCATTAGCTGCTCCTATTCAAATAAAGAATTCAAAAACATGtgaatatgaaataataagaacATCATTAATTGTAAATTTGTTAAAATTTGTTTCTGCTAATAAACATAGAGAATTGCCTTTACGTTTTTTTGAAATAGGGGATGTATCATATGCAACATATAACAAGACAGATACGAATgcaattaataaaaaatatctgTCGATAATTTTTGCTGATAAATTTACAGCAGGTTTAGAAGAATTGCATGGTGTCTTGGAAgctattttaaaagaatatcaATTATTTAGTGATTATAAAAttgatgaaaaaaagaaagaaaacaTATCAATTCGATCTGatgtttattataaattgGTTCCAAAGGAGg aTCCTTCCTTTTTGAATGAACGTATAGTTGATATTGTGTTATTTCCTCACAATTTGAAGTTTGGTGTTTTAGGTATTATTCATCCGAAGGTTTTGGAAAACTTTTCCCTAGATATTCCTG TATCTGCTATCGAAATAAATGTGGAAACCTTACTTAACGTTTTAATGATGTAA
- a CDS encoding syntaxin, Qa-SNARE family has protein sequence MSYSNKKKEYKKFSNKDVMSFEFNSDIQNDIGVIKSYTSRISRINDNEPYSIESSEKVQEIVQEGKLKIQEIQKKLKNHKNITENVPQHEKVRAKLMLQRLSNSYLEAVNNFQKASKNYINKTILNDLSTKNYNVEENMEYDSLNNFSRKSNSNYDTNIDKYNVNIYDYNFYENNYETSYSKYNNSTEFQSVDSTIEERAYKKKKKYKSNIFTGDKKNDVNEYLLENDNYQQEDNNYGQEKQFVSINTVDIENEILSQKNKEIKKLHKDIINIQELYKELFEQINIQGENIDNIDSQMVNTHDNIMMSGREIEIARNRYFSSLRCTIYLLFLILILIIIILVVFRII, from the exons atgtcatattctaataaaaagaaagaatataaaaagtttAGTAATAAAGATGTTATGAGTTTTGAATTTAATTCTGACATTCAAAATGATATTGGGGTTATTAAATCTTATACCTCAAGGATTTCTAGAATT aATGATAATGAACCATACTCCATTGAAAGTTCAGAGAAAGT acAAGAAATAGTTCAAGAGggtaaattaaaaatacaagAGATACAAAAGAAGTTGAagaatcataaaaatattactgAAAATGTACCTCAACATGAGAAg GTACGAGCAAAATTAATGTTACAAAGGTTATCGAATTCATATTTAGAAGCTGTGAATAATTTTCAAAAGGcttcaaaaaattatattaataaaacgATATTGAATGATTTAtcaacaaaaaattataatgtaGAAGAGAATATGGAATATGattctttaaataatttttctcgTAAGAGCAATTCTAATTATGATAcaaatatagataaatataatgtgaatatatatgattataatttttatgaaaataattatgaaactTCTTatagtaaatataataatagtactGAATTCCAGAGTGTTGATAGTACTATAGAAGAAAgagcatataaaaaaaaaaaaaaatataaaagtaatatatttacagGAGATAAGAAAAATGATGTTAATGAATATCTTttagaaaatgataattatcaacaggaagataataattatggtCAAGAGAAACAATTTGTTTCTATAAATACTGTAGATatagaaaatgaaatattatctcagaaaaataaagaaattaaaaaattacataaagatataataaatatacaagaattatataaagaattatttgaacaaataaatattcaaggagaaaatattgataatattgatTCACAAATGGTTAATAcacatgataatataatgatGTCTGGACGTGAAATTGAAATAGCAAGAAATAGATATTTTAGTAGTTTGAGATGTACTATATATCTATTATttctaattttaattttaatcataattattttggtAGTATTTAGAATTatctaa
- a CDS encoding chromatin remodeling protein, with amino-acid sequence MFRNVRDYFKSNNDVNEENKNDVGSVNNDENNENYDKESNDFVQRDFNNDVNNKDKDCEGFNLNKLSASSNDINNITQDGNNMNENLINRKLNSYVEEANDNDKHITHDDKRKSYLNNNEENFEQMNEHMKKRKLNDMSYINNEEDGIMNKKDSYMEMNDNEKGSTNISANNDNNNNNNNNDTFNNNDTFNNNDTHNNDTFNNNDNSEEKPNYLQEKLEQLLAQTKRYTEKLAGQRLKMNAQMKSSKKGRCLLTEKEEDFMLLKDANEEDEAIILKQPMNINGTMKPYQLEGLNWLYQLYRFKINGILADEMGLGKTLQTISLLCYLRFNKNIKKKSIIICPRSTLDNWYEEIKKWCTPMKAFKYYGNKDQRKELNRTLLHSDFDVLLTTYEIVIKDKSALYDIDWFFLVIDEAHRIKNEKSVLSSSVRFLRSENRLLITGTPLHNNLKELWSLLNFLMPKIFDNSEEFDNLFNISKISTNDNKQSEIITQLHTILKPFMLRRLKVEVEQSLPPKREIYIFVGMSKLQKKLYSDILSKNIDVLNAMTGSKNQMLNILMQLRKCCNHPYLFDGIEEPPYIEGNHLIETSGKMSLLDKLLPRLKKENSRVLLFSQMTRLLDIIDDYCRWKNYPYLRIDGSTPGDERQIRINQFNEPNSKYFIFLLSTRAGGIGINLTTADIVILFDSDYNPQMDIQAMDRAHRIGQKKRVIVYRFVTQNSVEEKIVERAAKKLKLDSLIIQKGKLNLNSAKENNKQELHDILNFGAPEVYKTQDISSISDEDIDIILADAEKRTIEIEKKLKNLENIFDLSNISLDGGLNMYNNLEKEPSEESTDEEDSSGSGEEHVDGASADEDVEENGVKKKKKKKKNINKIRKTIKKFLKNNKKNMTFLDLGERKSKWKVINTTCGRVNKKKMVLHGWRAEARGGHDFQFFNVEKLDELEKIEDKWNNYMMNQEKINVLIEAQNEEKDYEKIVTFNEFLDKHAKNIYQIITLINPSIFVEHKDIKEEELSKIGTQSDVNSNDKDYKKSSFMSTDYNMKGTYINNINSINNNNNITTSISSIDDQQYFKKKIMSLFESGKKLQMIKFKDRNVKNCYIQVTNYIKKNFPEKVNHNNNKSTTLKNKKLKKGKQTKNINVECDIASVDIEKIKMQKQELMKQGFSKWNKAEFNKLMSGLIIYGTNEVEYIYEKYFSNSKKSMDDIKAYLSVFFRKYDQIKGGVRLFDKIRRSDLQKKIIEEENDMITEFVEKQLSEGVDSIEKLQLPSNLRYDFIEKREVLNITEEVKSENETNVLKDEEIAYYNRENKILLWLLYQQGVVHIKNIHILTPYYWPEAYNFFKYATTPFENVEYRCRLIVDAIAELYAKKESIPLTNKDKRRI; translated from the exons ATGTTTCGAAATGTTCGAGATTATTTCAAAAGTAATAATGATGTAAATgaggaaaataaaaacgACGTGGGAAGTGTTAATAacgatgaaaataatgaaaattatgataaagAATCCAATGATTTTGTTCAAAGAgattttaataatgatgtaaataataaagataaagatTGTGAGGGATTCAATTTGAATAAATTAAGTGCTAGTtctaatgatataaataatattacacaagatggtaataatatgaatgagaACTTGATTAATAGAAAATTGAATTCATATGTTGAAGAAgctaatgataatgataaacatataacccatgatgataaaagaaaaagttatttgaataataatgaagagaATTTTGAACAGATGAATGAACATATGAAGAAAAGGAAATTAAATGATAtgtcatatattaataatgaagaagatggaattatgaataaaaaagatagtTACATGGAAATGaatgataatgaaaaggGTTCAACTAATATTAGTgctaataatgataataataataataataataataatgatacttttaataataatgatacttttaataataatgatactcataataatgatacttttaataataatgataatagtgAGGAGAAACCCAACTATTTACAAGAAAAACTAGAACAACTACTGGCACAAACAAAACGATATACAGAAAAATTAGCTGGACAAAGATTAAAAATGAATGCACAAATGAAAAGTAGTAAAAAAGGACGCTGTTTATTAacagaaaaagaagaagattttatgttattaaaagatgctaatgaagaagatgaagctattattttaaaacaaCCAATGAATATTAATGGAACGATGAAACCATATCAATTAGAAGGTCTTAATTGGTTATATCAATTATATcgttttaaaataaatggtATATTAGCTGATGAAATGGGTTTAGGTAAGACATTACAAACTATTAGTTTATTATGTTATTTAAGatttaataagaatataaaaaagaagagtattattatatgtccTAGATCAACATTAGATAATTGGtatgaagaaataaagaaGTGGTGTACACCTATGAAagcttttaaatattatggaAATAAAGATCaaagaaaagaattaaataggACTTTATTACATTCAGATTTTGATGTATTATTAACAACTTACGAAATTGTGATAAAAGATAAGAGTGCATTATATGATATAGATTGGTTTTTTTTAGTTATAGATGAAGCACAtagaattaaaaatgaaaagagtGTATTGAGTTCATCTGTACGTTTCTTAAGATCTGAAAATAGATTATTGATAACTGGTACTCCtttacataataatttaaaagaattatggtctcttttaaattttttgatGCCAAAAATCTTTGATAACTCAGAAGAGtttgataatttatttaatatatcaaaaattagtacgaatgataataaacaaaGTGAAATAATTACACAATTACATACTATATTAAAACCTTTTATGCTTCGAAGATTGAAAGTTGAAGTAGAGCAATCTTTACCACCAAaaagagaaatatatatatttgttggtATGTCTAAATtacaaaagaaattatattctGATATATTaagtaaaaatattgatGTATTAAATGCTATGACTGGTAGTAAAAATCAAATgcttaatattttaatgcaGTTAAGAAAATGTTGTAATCATCCTTATTTATTTGATGGTATTGAAGAACCACCATATATTGAAGGTAATCATTTAATAGAAACCTCTGGAAAAATGTCCTTATTAGATAAATTATTACCtagattaaaaaaagaaaattcaaGAGTATTACTCTTTTCACAGATGACTAGATTGTTAGATATTATTGATGATTATTGTAGATGGAAAAATTATCCTTATTTAAGAATTGATGGTTCAACACCAGGAGATGAAAGACAAATTCGTATTAATCAATTTAATGAACCTAAtagtaaatattttattttcttattatcaACAAGAGCTGGTGGTATTGGTATTAACCTAACAACTGCTGATatagttattttatttgactCAGATTATAACCCACAAATGGATATACAAGCTATGGATAGGGCTCATCGTATAggtcaaaaaaaaagagttaTTGTCTATCGATTTGTTACTCAAAACTCTGTGGAAGAGAAGATTGTAGAAAGAGCTGCAAAGAAGTTAAAATTAGATTCTTTAATTATTCAAAAAGggaaattaaatttaaatagtgctaaagaaaataataaacaagaattacatgatatattaaattttggGGCACCTGAAGTTTATAAGACACAAGATATATCCTCCATATCTGATGAAGATATTGATATAATTCTAGCTGATGCAGAAAAGAGAACAAttgaaattgaaaaaaaattaaaaaatttagaaaatatttttgatcTATCTAATATATCATTAGATGGTGGTTtgaatatgtataataatttagaaaAGGAACCTTCGGAGGAATCAACAGATGAAGAAGATTCATCAGGTTCAGGAGAGGAACATGTAGATGGTGCTTCTGCAGATGAAGATGTGGAAGAAAATGgtgtgaaaaaaaagaaaaagaaaaaaaagaatattaataaaattaggAAAACTATAAAgaagtttttaaaaaataataagaagaatATGACCTTTTTAGATTTAGGAGAAAGAAAAAGTAAATGGAAAGTAATCAACACAACATGTGGTagagtaaataaaaaaaaaatggtacTTCATGGATGGAGAGCTGAAGCTAGAGGTGGTCATGATTTCCAATTTTTTAATGTAGAAAAATTAGATGAGTTAGAAAAAATAGAGGATAAAtggaataattatatgatgaaTCAAGAAAAAATCAATGTACTTATAGAAGCACAAAATGAAGAGAAggattatgaaaaaattgtAACCTTTAATGAATTTTTAGATAAACatgcaaaaaatatatatcagaTAATTACTTTGATCAATCCAAGTATATTTGTTGAACATAAGGATATAAAAGAGGAAGAATTATCAAAAATTGGAACACAATCAGATGTTAATTCTAATGATAaggattataaaaaaagtagTTTTATGAGTACtgattataatatgaaaggtacttatataaacaatatcaacagcattaataataataataatataacaactAGTATTAGCAGTATTGATGATCAACAATATTTTAAGAAGAAAATTATGTCCCTTTTTGAATCaggaaaaaaattacaaatgATCAAATTTAAAGACagaaatgtaaaaaattgttatatacaagtaacaaattatataaagaaaaattttcCAGAAAAGgttaatcataataataataaaagtactACTttgaagaataaaaaattaaagaaaggaaaacaaaccaaaaatataaatgtagaaTGTGATATAGCTAGTGtagatatagaaaaaataaaaatgcaaAAACAAGAATTGATGAAACAAGGTTTTTCAAAATGGAATAAAGctgaatttaataaattgatGAGtggtttaataatatatggtaCTAATGAagttgaatatatatatgaaaaatattttagtaATTCGAAAAAATCTATGGATGATATAAAAGCATATTTGAGTGTATTCTTTAGAAAATACGACCAAATTAAGGGG ggTGTAAGACTTTTTGATAAAATTAGAAGATCAGATCtacagaaaaaaattatagaagAAGAAAACGATATGATTACCgaattt gttGAGAAACAACTCTCAGAAGGAGTTGATAGTATAGAAAAATTACAACTACCGTCAAATTTGAGATATGATTTTATTGAAAAGAGAGAagtattaaatataacaGAAGAGGTGAAATCTGAAAACGAAACAAATGTTTTAAAGGATGAAGAAATAGCTTATTATAatagagaaaataaaatattgttGTGGTTATTATATCAACAAGGAGTGGTTcacattaaaaatatacacattttG accCCCTATTATTGGCCAGAGGCTTATAACTTTTTTAAGTATGCAACAACCCCATTCGAAAATGTTGAATATCGATGTAGGTTAATAGTTGATGCTATTGCCGAATTATATGCAAAAaag GAATCCATTCCCTTAACTAATAAGGATAAAAGACgaatttga